In a genomic window of Comamonadaceae bacterium OTU4NAUVB1:
- a CDS encoding histidine kinase famiy protein produces the protein MAQSEKPKIRNSLPPEVSVEHSRHDSIGQHRDDIFFAAIETTRMPMLVTDPRQPDNPIVFANRAFLSMSGYAAEEIMGHNCRFLQGPDTDRATVAAVREAVRDRREISTEILNYRKDGTSFWNALYVSPVYNQNKELVYFFASQLDVSRRRDAEEALGQAQKMEALGQLTGGISHDFNNLLQVMSGHLDLLDHRRKAGKVTDDAVSRAVDSIRSAVQTASTLTQQLLAFSRKQRLEGRLVNLNALVGGITDLVRETLGQGIALHVEPQADLGNCQLDATQLEMAVLNVLVNARDAMPEGGTVTLRTHAVEVDGEDTDTFVGLMPGRYVALSITDTGTGIAPEIVGRVMDPFFTTKEEGKGTGLGLSMVHGFAKQSGGTASIESRLGAGTTVRMYFPASDMAAPHAAETAGRTTRRAADHGGNETILVVDDRIEVAQLSRDMLQDLGYEVRVAGNAREALALIEDPRDAWTPDLLFSDLIMPGGMNGFGLAREMRGRLPDLRVLLTTGFAGSADGKNSDQGTEFEVLKKPYRLADLARRVRMVLDDPVARPD, from the coding sequence ATGGCCCAGTCGGAAAAACCGAAGATCAGGAACTCGCTTCCCCCCGAGGTGTCGGTCGAGCACTCCCGGCACGACTCGATCGGCCAGCACCGCGACGACATCTTCTTCGCCGCCATCGAGACCACCCGCATGCCCATGCTGGTCACCGATCCGCGCCAGCCCGACAATCCGATCGTCTTCGCCAACCGCGCCTTCCTCTCGATGAGCGGCTATGCCGCCGAGGAAATCATGGGCCACAACTGCCGCTTCCTGCAGGGCCCGGACACCGACCGCGCCACCGTCGCGGCGGTGCGCGAGGCCGTGCGCGACCGCCGCGAGATCAGCACCGAGATCCTCAACTACCGCAAGGACGGCACGTCGTTCTGGAACGCGCTGTACGTCTCGCCGGTCTACAACCAGAACAAGGAACTGGTGTATTTCTTCGCCTCGCAGCTCGACGTGAGCCGGCGCCGCGACGCCGAGGAGGCGCTGGGCCAGGCGCAGAAGATGGAGGCCCTCGGCCAGCTCACCGGCGGCATCTCGCACGACTTCAACAACCTGCTGCAGGTGATGTCGGGCCACCTCGACCTGCTCGACCACCGCCGCAAGGCCGGCAAGGTCACCGACGACGCGGTGAGCCGCGCGGTCGACAGCATCCGCAGCGCCGTGCAGACCGCCTCCACCCTCACCCAGCAGCTCCTCGCCTTCTCGCGCAAGCAGCGCCTCGAAGGCCGGCTGGTCAACCTCAACGCCCTCGTGGGCGGCATCACCGACCTGGTGCGCGAGACGCTCGGCCAGGGCATCGCGCTGCACGTGGAACCGCAGGCGGACCTGGGCAACTGCCAGCTCGACGCGACCCAACTGGAGATGGCCGTGCTCAACGTCCTGGTCAACGCGCGCGACGCGATGCCCGAGGGCGGCACCGTCACGCTGCGCACCCACGCGGTCGAGGTGGACGGCGAGGACACGGACACCTTCGTCGGCCTGATGCCGGGGCGCTACGTGGCGCTGTCGATCACCGACACCGGCACGGGCATCGCCCCGGAAATCGTCGGCCGCGTCATGGACCCCTTCTTCACCACCAAGGAGGAAGGCAAGGGCACGGGCCTGGGCCTGTCGATGGTCCACGGCTTCGCCAAGCAGTCCGGCGGAACCGCGAGCATCGAGTCCAGGCTCGGTGCCGGCACCACGGTGCGCATGTACTTCCCGGCCAGCGACATGGCGGCGCCGCACGCCGCCGAGACGGCCGGCCGCACCACCCGCCGCGCGGCCGACCACGGCGGCAACGAGACCATCCTGGTGGTGGACGACCGCATCGAGGTGGCCCAGCTCTCGCGCGACATGCTCCAGGACCTGGGCTACGAGGTGCGGGTCGCGGGCAACGCGCGCGAGGCGCTGGCGCTGATCGAGGACCCGCGGGACGCCTGGACGCCCGACCTGCTGTTCTCCGACCTCATCATGCCGGGGGGCATGAACGGCTTCGGGCTCGCGCGCGAGATGCGCGGCCGCCTGCCGGACCTCCGCGTCCTGCTGACGACGGGCTTCGCCGGCTCGGCCGACGGCAAGAATTCCGATCAGGGTACCGAATTCGAGGTGCTGAAGAAGCCCTACCGGCTGGCGGACCTCGCGCGCCGCGTGCGCATGGTGCTCGACGACCCGGTCGCCCGGCCGGACTGA